The Nocardia sp. NBC_00508 nucleotide sequence CGAACTACCAGTTCGGCAAAGGGCCGACCGCGGACTGGCGTGGCGGGCTGGAGGCGGGCAAGCGGCACGCCGAGCGCGGTCTCGCGCTGCATCGCGCCGCAGGCGGCCCGGACAACGCGCCGATCTACGCGTCCATCGACGACAACCCCTCCGCGGTCGACTTCGCCACCATGATCGGGCCGTACCTGCTGGGCTGGCAGGCTGTGCTCGGCAAGGAGAACACCGGCGTCTACGCGAACTCCCCGACCATCGAGCTGGCTGCGGCCGCAGGGTTGTGTTCCTGGTACTGGCAGCACGATTGGGGCACGCCGGACGGCTTCGTGCACCCCGCGGCGCACCTGCACCAATTCGAAATCGACAAGCGATCCATCGACGGGGTGGGGATAGATCTGAACAATGTGCTCGCACCGGAATATGGGCAGTGGTGAATGCCCGGTCTCGCGGTGCGGAGCACTCGGATGCAAGT carries:
- a CDS encoding DUF1906 domain-containing protein: MRSNSVSRRDLFAYAAAAAVVGVTAGAAPASGRPSLGTLVDYAGGVPSAAAIKEAGHLGVIRYVSDRRPGAEWMVGKPLRVAEVEQLQAAGLRIVSNYQFGKGPTADWRGGLEAGKRHAERGLALHRAAGGPDNAPIYASIDDNPSAVDFATMIGPYLLGWQAVLGKENTGVYANSPTIELAAAAGLCSWYWQHDWGTPDGFVHPAAHLHQFEIDKRSIDGVGIDLNNVLAPEYGQW